The following proteins are co-located in the Microvirga ossetica genome:
- a CDS encoding DUF1194 domain-containing protein → MLSRNSLSPPIIGPNAAWLPFLTAFLFLGGSVSASAQTTVDLALVLAVDVSPSMEFDEQEMQRHGFIEAFRSTEVHNAVRKGAIGRIAVMYVEWADASLQEIVVPWTVIEHPADGFKFAASLAGHSMRRGRHTSISSAIDFGVRKLRESPVHASRQVIDISGDGVNNQGRMVTKARDEAIAQDITINGLPIMLKRPDPDGSGLESLDLYFRDCVIGGPGAFLIPVRKRSHFIEAIREKIVREVAGLPPFQSLTQPARNERSQCFHDPCSEEGSFC, encoded by the coding sequence ATGCTTTCACGAAATTCCCTTTCCCCTCCAATCATCGGCCCTAATGCTGCGTGGCTGCCGTTTCTGACTGCATTCCTGTTTCTCGGCGGCTCTGTCAGCGCCTCTGCCCAAACGACCGTCGATCTGGCCTTGGTGCTGGCCGTCGATGTGTCCCCCTCGATGGAGTTTGACGAGCAGGAGATGCAACGGCACGGCTTCATTGAGGCATTCCGATCCACGGAGGTTCACAACGCCGTCCGCAAAGGTGCCATCGGTCGCATCGCCGTCATGTATGTCGAATGGGCTGATGCTTCCCTTCAGGAGATCGTCGTTCCCTGGACCGTGATCGAGCATCCCGCAGATGGGTTCAAATTCGCCGCGAGTCTTGCTGGTCACTCGATGCGACGCGGCAGGCACACGTCCATATCGAGCGCCATCGATTTCGGGGTCCGGAAGCTTCGCGAGAGTCCGGTCCATGCGTCCCGTCAGGTCATCGATATTTCCGGAGATGGGGTCAATAACCAGGGTCGGATGGTGACCAAGGCCCGCGACGAGGCCATAGCGCAAGACATCACCATCAATGGGTTGCCGATCATGCTGAAGCGCCCCGATCCCGATGGCTCGGGGTTGGAAAGCCTGGACCTCTACTTTCGGGATTGCGTGATCGGTGGTCCGGGAGCCTTCTTGATCCCGGTCAGGAAGCGGAGTCATTTCATCGAGGCCATTAGAGAGAAGATCGTCCGAGAGGTCGCGGGCTTGCCCCCGTTCCAGTCGTTGACTCAGCCCGCCCGAAATGAGCGGTCTCAGTGCTTCCATGACCCTTGTTCCGAAGAGGGGTCATTTTGCTGA
- a CDS encoding site-2 protease family protein: MDFPGTIYSASTWIVPILIAITFHEAAHAYAAWKLGDDTAHRLGRVTFNPLKHVDPFGTILVPTLLFLTKAPFLFGWAKPVPVAFGRLGHPRRDMAIVAIAGPLTNVTLAFISAALLRTVPLLPEAIAAWLVKTLYQSILLNLILAIFNMFPLPPLDGGRVALSILPKALARPFAKLERFGFLILLGIIVLLPLLGRQI; encoded by the coding sequence TTGGACTTTCCTGGCACCATCTATTCGGCATCGACTTGGATCGTCCCAATCCTCATCGCAATCACATTCCATGAAGCGGCCCATGCCTATGCCGCCTGGAAACTAGGGGACGACACAGCGCACCGTCTGGGTCGTGTCACATTCAACCCGCTGAAGCATGTAGACCCTTTCGGAACGATCCTAGTTCCCACCCTGCTGTTCCTGACCAAGGCACCCTTCCTGTTTGGATGGGCGAAACCTGTCCCGGTAGCATTCGGGCGTCTTGGCCATCCGCGCCGCGACATGGCAATTGTCGCCATTGCCGGGCCGCTGACAAATGTGACGCTGGCCTTTATATCGGCGGCTCTTCTTCGAACGGTCCCGCTGCTGCCGGAGGCAATAGCAGCCTGGCTGGTGAAGACCCTTTATCAATCGATCCTGCTGAACCTGATACTGGCAATCTTCAATATGTTTCCCCTCCCGCCCCTGGACGGAGGCCGCGTCGCCTTGAGCATTCTGCCCAAAGCACTGGCAAGGCCATTCGCAAAGCTGGAGCGGTTCGGCTTCCTCATTCTGCTCGGGATCATCGTCCTTCTGCCGCTGCTGGGCAGACAGATCTGA
- a CDS encoding DUF6894 family protein, translating into MWDDEGVDLPDPLTAQGAADKTAAELRGGLLHQVRHDSCWTVAVMDESGEIVHTVSL; encoded by the coding sequence GTGTGGGACGATGAGGGCGTCGATCTGCCCGACCCGCTGACAGCCCAAGGAGCGGCTGACAAGACCGCAGCGGAACTCCGAGGCGGACTGCTCCATCAGGTGCGGCACGACTCCTGCTGGACGGTCGCAGTCATGGACGAAAGCGGCGAGATCGTCCATACCGTGTCGCTCTGA
- the istA gene encoding IS21 family transposase codes for MELYRKVRLACSEGMSQREAAKHFNISRDSVRKMMAYAEPPGYRRHAPVRRPKLETFVPIIDAWLEGDRSVHRKQRHTAKRVFDRLREEHGFTGGYTTIKDYIRERERRCQEMFVPLSHPPGHAQADFGEAVVVIGGVEQKAHFFVLDLPHSDACFVRAYPAAVSEAWVDGHIQAFAFFGAVPQSVLYDNDRCLVAKILPDGTRKRAALFSGFLSHYVIRDRYGRPGKGNDKGNVEGLVGYSRRNFMVPIPNFPSWETFNTWLEGQCRKRQDDKLRGPAETIGQRLQRDTAAMRPLPASPFEACDQASGRVSSQSLVRYKTNDYSVPVAWGHQDVWIRGYVDEVVIGCRSEVIARHPRSYEREEVIFNPLHYLPLIENKINALDQAAPLQGWDLPEEFATLRGLMEVRMNKQGRREYVQVLRLLELFNLPDLHAAVKQALQMGAIGFDAVKHLVLCRVERRPPRLDLDVYPYLPKARVEKTSAAAYMCLISEDAA; via the coding sequence GTGGAACTTTACCGGAAGGTTCGGCTGGCGTGCTCTGAAGGCATGAGCCAGCGCGAGGCGGCGAAGCATTTCAACATATCGCGCGACAGCGTTCGCAAGATGATGGCCTATGCGGAGCCGCCCGGCTATCGGCGTCATGCTCCTGTCCGGCGCCCGAAGCTGGAAACGTTCGTCCCGATCATCGATGCCTGGCTGGAGGGCGATCGGTCGGTTCACCGCAAGCAACGCCATACGGCGAAGCGGGTGTTTGACCGGCTCCGGGAGGAGCATGGGTTCACCGGCGGCTATACGACGATCAAAGACTACATCCGCGAGCGCGAGCGGCGATGCCAGGAGATGTTTGTGCCGCTGTCGCACCCACCCGGCCATGCGCAGGCCGACTTCGGGGAGGCGGTGGTCGTGATCGGCGGGGTGGAGCAGAAAGCGCATTTCTTCGTGCTTGATCTTCCGCACAGCGATGCGTGTTTCGTCCGGGCCTATCCCGCGGCTGTGTCTGAGGCCTGGGTGGACGGCCACATCCAGGCCTTTGCCTTCTTCGGTGCGGTGCCGCAGTCGGTGCTCTATGACAATGACCGCTGCCTGGTGGCAAAGATCCTGCCGGACGGGACGCGCAAGCGGGCGGCGTTGTTCAGTGGTTTCCTGTCGCACTACGTGATCCGGGATCGCTACGGTCGTCCGGGCAAGGGGAACGACAAAGGGAATGTGGAGGGCCTCGTCGGTTATTCCCGTCGCAACTTCATGGTGCCAATCCCGAACTTCCCGAGCTGGGAGACCTTCAACACCTGGCTGGAGGGGCAATGCCGCAAGCGGCAGGATGACAAGCTGCGGGGGCCGGCCGAGACGATCGGCCAGCGCCTGCAGCGGGATACCGCGGCCATGCGTCCCCTGCCGGCCTCGCCATTTGAGGCCTGCGATCAGGCCAGCGGGCGCGTCTCATCGCAGTCGCTCGTGCGCTACAAGACCAACGACTACTCGGTGCCCGTGGCCTGGGGCCATCAGGATGTCTGGATCCGGGGCTATGTCGACGAGGTGGTGATCGGCTGCCGCAGCGAGGTCATTGCGCGCCATCCCCGCAGCTACGAGCGGGAAGAGGTGATCTTTAATCCGCTACATTACCTCCCGTTGATCGAGAACAAGATCAACGCACTCGATCAGGCCGCTCCTTTGCAGGGATGGGACCTGCCCGAGGAGTTCGCGACCTTGCGCGGCTTGATGGAAGTCCGCATGAACAAGCAGGGCCGGCGCGAATATGTGCAGGTGCTGCGGCTGCTGGAACTCTTCAATCTCCCGGATCTCCATGCTGCGGTGAAGCAGGCCCTGCAGATGGGGGCGATCGGCTTCGATGCGGTCAAGCATCTGGTCCTGTGCCGGGTGGAGCGCAGACCGCCGCGGCTGGACCTCGATGTTTACCCCTATCTGCCGAAAGCCAGGGTCGAGAAGACATCGGCGGCGGCCTATATGTGCCTGATCTCGGAGGATGCCGCATGA
- a CDS encoding adenylate/guanylate cyclase domain-containing protein has protein sequence MNKTQPVIQRHLAAIFCADAAGYARLMSIDESSALSLLNSRREIIDRLITRYGGRTANTAGDSIVAEFPSCINAVRCALDVQEQIADANEDISRERRVIFRIGVHVGEIMTRNGDLFGDGVNIAARMEKLAPPGCVAVSEAAFQYACKAVSVTFDDLGPQLFKNLSTPVRAYIACPSINPLSRAIPSVHRQSEFNLVRRFHRVLTAAVRKIATPEGLTAVEPTVLASLHDAPAIDEQRLADRIGADLAHVQRMVKHLQSRGLVGRADGFGSNRRRLFSLTPEGHELFSQLYPAVLSVRDEVMASLSQAERETLLSLVARVVAANEHGNSRYSR, from the coding sequence ATGAACAAGACTCAACCAGTAATCCAACGCCACCTAGCTGCAATCTTTTGCGCAGACGCGGCGGGTTATGCACGTCTGATGAGTATTGACGAGTCTAGCGCCTTATCGTTACTTAACTCGCGTCGTGAGATTATTGATCGACTGATCACTCGTTACGGTGGCCGCACCGCGAATACTGCCGGAGACAGTATTGTTGCAGAGTTCCCGAGTTGCATAAACGCAGTTAGGTGCGCCTTAGATGTTCAGGAGCAAATCGCAGACGCCAACGAGGATATTTCAAGAGAGCGACGGGTCATTTTTCGGATTGGCGTTCATGTCGGCGAGATCATGACCAGAAACGGTGATCTGTTCGGCGATGGTGTCAACATCGCAGCGCGTATGGAGAAGCTGGCCCCACCCGGATGTGTAGCTGTTTCAGAAGCAGCCTTTCAATACGCTTGCAAGGCCGTGTCAGTGACTTTTGACGACCTTGGACCGCAACTCTTCAAGAATTTGAGCACACCTGTTCGAGCTTATATTGCCTGCCCTTCTATCAATCCGCTGTCGCGGGCTATTCCATCGGTTCACCGCCAAAGTGAGTTTAACTTAGTTCGGCGCTTCCATCGAGTTCTTACCGCTGCTGTACGGAAGATTGCCACGCCCGAGGGACTGACAGCAGTTGAGCCAACAGTGCTTGCGTCGCTCCATGACGCTCCCGCAATTGATGAGCAGCGCCTTGCGGATCGGATCGGGGCTGATCTTGCCCATGTTCAGCGGATGGTGAAGCACCTTCAAAGCCGAGGGCTCGTTGGCCGGGCGGACGGTTTTGGGAGTAACCGCCGACGCCTTTTCAGTCTCACACCCGAGGGGCACGAACTGTTTTCCCAACTTTATCCTGCCGTCCTCTCAGTGAGAGATGAAGTCATGGCGTCGCTCTCGCAGGCTGAACGGGAAACCCTGCTCAGCCTTGTAGCCCGCGTCGTCGCCGCCAATGAACACGGGAACAGTCGCTATTCACGGTGA
- a CDS encoding recombinase family protein — protein MATYSYSRVSTLTQANEGESLGAQQRRIEGYSQMIDTTVDEHFVEEGVSGSVPFADRPRGGELMAKVKVGDTVIVTKLDRCFRSADDALNVLRKFKEKGVALHMMDLGGDVTSNGVSKLVFTILSAVAEQERDRTKERITEVKQDQKKRNRFLGGSVPFGFMVGDDGELIEKEDEQDAIKTMIELKADGFSYRGIAKMLQKDGFNISHETVGQIVKKQLQQTV, from the coding sequence ATGGCAACATATTCCTATTCAAGAGTAAGCACACTGACCCAAGCCAATGAGGGTGAAAGCCTGGGTGCTCAGCAGCGCCGCATCGAAGGTTATTCCCAGATGATCGACACCACGGTAGATGAGCATTTCGTTGAAGAAGGGGTTTCTGGCTCTGTGCCTTTCGCTGATCGCCCTCGTGGTGGTGAGCTTATGGCGAAGGTGAAGGTCGGTGACACGGTGATCGTGACCAAGTTGGACCGCTGCTTCCGTTCTGCTGATGATGCGCTCAACGTCCTGCGGAAGTTCAAGGAGAAGGGTGTTGCCCTGCACATGATGGACCTTGGTGGCGACGTGACCAGCAACGGTGTCTCGAAGCTCGTCTTCACAATCTTGTCTGCCGTGGCCGAGCAGGAACGAGACAGGACGAAGGAGCGTATCACCGAGGTTAAGCAGGACCAGAAGAAGCGTAATCGCTTCCTGGGTGGCTCTGTGCCCTTCGGCTTCATGGTTGGTGACGATGGTGAACTGATCGAGAAGGAAGACGAGCAGGACGCAATCAAGACCATGATCGAGTTGAAGGCCGATGGCTTCTCTTATCGCGGCATCGCGAAGATGTTGCAGAAAGATGGCTTCAACATCAGTCACGAGACTGTCGGTCAGATCGTCAAGAAACAGCTTCAGCAGACCGTATAA
- a CDS encoding YqaE/Pmp3 family membrane protein: MNIIRVILAILLPPVGVLLTVGLGLHFWINILLTIFGYIPGIVHAVWIISSRAKERELRSSTYH; this comes from the coding sequence TTGAACATCATCCGCGTGATTTTGGCGATCCTGCTGCCGCCTGTGGGGGTTCTGCTCACTGTCGGCTTAGGTCTGCATTTCTGGATAAACATCCTGCTGACGATCTTCGGGTACATCCCCGGCATCGTCCATGCCGTCTGGATTATCTCCTCGCGGGCCAAGGAGCGTGAACTGCGCTCATCCACTTACCACTAA
- a CDS encoding CsbD family protein, whose protein sequence is MVDKNRVDGSAKNIGGKVKEGIGNVTGDSKMQTEGKADQAEGKIQNTIGGIKDSVKDAFKKD, encoded by the coding sequence ATGGTTGATAAAAATCGCGTTGATGGTTCCGCCAAGAACATCGGTGGCAAAGTCAAAGAAGGTATCGGTAATGTGACCGGTGACTCCAAGATGCAGACCGAAGGCAAGGCGGATCAGGCCGAAGGTAAGATTCAGAACACCATTGGTGGCATCAAGGATTCCGTCAAAGACGCCTTCAAGAAGGATTGA
- a CDS encoding adenylate/guanylate cyclase domain-containing protein: MGPQENKVERRLVAIFAADVAGYSRLMSRDETGTLRSLTDHREVMDRMISEHGGRIANTAGDSVLAEFPSAVDAVQCAVAVQEVFAQNNQDRPDKERVQFRIGIHVGDVMVSGGDLFGDGVNIAARLESLAEPGGLCISDATYGYVRKALPFPFTDLGSQRVKNIEEPIRAFTLKATRPMSAGTESTKPLPLPDKPSIAVLPFTNMSVDPEQEFFADGITEDIITGLSRLKWLFVIARNSTFTYKGKAVDVRQVARELGVRYVLEGSVRASGKRIRITGQLIDAETGKHIWAERYDRQLEDIFTVQDEITENVVATIEPHLYAEEGLRSSQQSPESIATWGLVVRAITLINRVERQANQEAQALLELAISKEPSYARAYAFLAWAKWWQVFSQWFSEKNSGLDGLYRETEDLAERALALDSDEPWARMTFGLTLSGAGHHDRALEQFRTALDAHPNWALGHTMHGVALLRAGYFEDAISETGHALRMSPVDPFAGLYTVFHGLALLAARRFPEALVYLRKSIKGLPDLVSHYNPLISCCGHLGLMDEAQMYLQKRNSITGRPYRVSVVRQGMSRFAHGEVFVEGLVKAGVPE, from the coding sequence ATGGGTCCGCAGGAGAACAAGGTCGAGCGGCGGCTGGTAGCGATCTTCGCGGCTGACGTGGCAGGCTACTCCCGTCTCATGAGCCGGGATGAGACTGGGACGCTCCGAAGTCTGACTGACCATCGCGAAGTTATGGATCGGATGATTTCTGAGCACGGTGGGCGGATCGCGAATACGGCTGGTGATAGTGTCCTTGCCGAGTTCCCCAGTGCCGTCGATGCCGTCCAATGCGCCGTGGCAGTGCAGGAGGTATTCGCGCAAAACAACCAAGACCGGCCCGACAAGGAGCGCGTCCAATTCAGGATCGGGATACATGTCGGCGACGTGATGGTGAGCGGAGGCGACCTCTTCGGGGACGGCGTGAACATCGCTGCCCGGCTCGAAAGTCTCGCTGAACCAGGAGGGCTTTGCATTTCGGACGCTACTTACGGGTATGTGCGCAAGGCTCTGCCATTTCCGTTTACCGATCTCGGCTCGCAGCGGGTGAAGAATATTGAGGAACCGATCCGAGCTTTCACCCTGAAGGCAACCCGTCCCATGTCAGCGGGAACGGAAAGTACCAAACCCCTCCCCCTTCCTGACAAACCCTCCATTGCCGTCCTGCCCTTCACCAACATGAGTGTCGATCCGGAGCAGGAGTTCTTCGCGGATGGAATTACCGAGGACATCATTACGGGCCTATCCCGGCTGAAGTGGCTCTTCGTCATCGCCCGCAACTCCACCTTCACATACAAGGGCAAGGCTGTCGATGTCCGACAGGTGGCTCGTGAGCTTGGCGTCCGTTACGTCCTCGAAGGAAGTGTCAGGGCGTCTGGCAAACGTATCCGCATCACCGGGCAGCTAATCGACGCCGAAACGGGCAAGCACATCTGGGCCGAACGATACGACCGCCAGCTTGAGGATATCTTCACTGTTCAGGATGAGATTACGGAAAACGTGGTCGCCACCATCGAGCCACACCTCTATGCCGAAGAAGGCTTGAGATCCTCTCAACAGTCTCCTGAGAGTATTGCCACCTGGGGCCTCGTTGTCCGAGCCATCACACTGATCAATCGGGTTGAGCGGCAGGCTAACCAAGAGGCACAAGCTCTTCTTGAACTCGCCATCAGTAAAGAACCCTCTTATGCCCGAGCCTATGCATTTCTCGCTTGGGCCAAGTGGTGGCAGGTCTTCAGTCAGTGGTTTTCTGAAAAGAATTCTGGCCTTGACGGTCTCTACAGAGAAACCGAGGATCTGGCCGAACGTGCCTTAGCCCTTGATTCCGATGAGCCTTGGGCACGCATGACGTTTGGGCTTACGCTAAGTGGCGCTGGTCACCATGATAGGGCTTTGGAGCAGTTCCGCACCGCGCTTGATGCTCACCCGAACTGGGCTTTGGGTCACACGATGCACGGGGTGGCGCTCCTTCGAGCCGGATATTTCGAAGATGCAATTTCGGAAACAGGTCACGCGCTCCGCATGAGCCCGGTGGACCCCTTCGCAGGTCTCTACACTGTATTCCATGGGCTGGCGCTGCTTGCTGCCCGGAGATTCCCTGAGGCTCTTGTTTATCTCCGTAAATCCATTAAGGGGCTCCCTGATCTTGTGAGCCATTATAACCCTCTGATCAGTTGTTGTGGCCACCTGGGTCTAATGGATGAGGCGCAAATGTACTTGCAGAAGCGGAACAGCATCACTGGCCGTCCGTATCGCGTGAGTGTTGTGCGTCAAGGCATGAGCCGGTTTGCCCATGGTGAAGTGTTCGTGGAAGGCTTAGTCAAGGCCGGGGTTCCCGAGTGA
- a CDS encoding Crp/Fnr family transcriptional regulator, which yields MLEQAVRDVRQFKPRHDLILEDDSPENVHVILEGFACRYKLLPDGGRQIMAYLVPGDCCDLHVPILSKIDHTIGTLTACKVALLPHTMIEDLTAHSRTITRALWWSTLADQGTLREWLVNMSRRPADKRLAHLLCELLVRLQAVGLATDNSFVLPLTQRQLADTLAMTGVHLNRIVRQLRVEGLITLKGHTVTIPDVERLTMFADFNPNYLHLTQRRDEARQSGDSRK from the coding sequence GTGCTGGAGCAGGCTGTCCGAGACGTGCGGCAGTTCAAGCCCCGGCACGATCTGATCTTGGAAGATGACAGCCCTGAGAACGTCCATGTGATCCTGGAAGGCTTTGCCTGCCGCTACAAGCTCCTGCCGGACGGAGGTCGCCAGATCATGGCTTACCTTGTTCCGGGGGATTGCTGTGATCTGCACGTGCCGATTTTAAGCAAGATTGATCACACCATCGGAACGCTCACAGCCTGCAAAGTCGCATTGCTGCCCCACACCATGATCGAGGACCTGACCGCCCATTCCAGGACCATCACCCGTGCTCTCTGGTGGTCAACGCTGGCGGATCAAGGCACCTTGCGGGAGTGGCTGGTCAACATGAGCCGAAGACCTGCCGACAAACGGCTGGCCCATCTTTTGTGCGAGTTGCTGGTGCGTCTTCAGGCGGTCGGGCTGGCCACCGACAACAGTTTCGTGCTGCCGCTGACGCAACGGCAACTGGCCGATACGCTGGCCATGACCGGGGTCCATCTCAACCGCATCGTGCGACAACTCCGGGTGGAGGGTCTGATCACGCTGAAAGGGCACACCGTCACCATCCCGGATGTCGAGCGTTTGACGATGTTTGCCGATTTCAACCCCAACTATCTGCACTTGACGCAACGTCGCGATGAGGCGCGGCAAAGCGGGGACAGCAGGAAGTGA
- a CDS encoding PRC-barrel domain-containing protein — protein sequence MDEKQGTGTGQAGNVQSNAATQASGNGPNPQGNAQGGGGSTESLVDQATNTVADVADRASDVARGAYEQGQQYVREASDRYPEAQRYYQRATQAIEHQFTESPLVSLLAVGAVGLGMAWVIGGLTRSQDRAPSGARSRRDSPGQRSGKPLIESDRVEGTAVYDQSGKRIGTVERVMIDKLSGRVAYAVMSFGGFFGVGADEYAVPWRMLDYAPRLGGYQIQTTAEQLRSAPRLSRDRGQDWPDRQSEQDLHDHYQVSYYWVLT from the coding sequence ATGGACGAGAAACAGGGAACAGGAACCGGGCAAGCTGGAAATGTGCAGTCCAATGCTGCAACCCAAGCGAGCGGTAATGGCCCTAATCCTCAAGGGAATGCTCAAGGGGGCGGGGGCTCGACTGAAAGTTTGGTTGACCAAGCGACGAACACTGTTGCTGACGTTGCAGACCGTGCCTCCGATGTGGCCCGTGGTGCTTACGAGCAGGGTCAGCAATATGTCCGCGAAGCAAGTGACCGGTATCCCGAGGCCCAGCGCTACTATCAACGAGCCACACAGGCCATCGAGCACCAATTCACTGAGTCCCCACTCGTATCGCTGCTGGCGGTCGGAGCAGTCGGCCTTGGTATGGCCTGGGTCATTGGTGGTCTGACCAGAAGCCAGGACCGTGCGCCATCTGGTGCCAGGAGCCGAAGGGACTCCCCTGGTCAGCGCTCCGGCAAGCCTTTGATCGAAAGCGACCGGGTGGAAGGAACTGCCGTCTACGACCAGAGCGGCAAGCGCATCGGCACCGTCGAGCGGGTCATGATCGATAAGCTCAGTGGACGTGTTGCCTATGCCGTGATGTCGTTTGGCGGCTTTTTTGGGGTTGGTGCGGACGAGTACGCCGTCCCCTGGCGCATGCTCGATTATGCCCCCCGCCTGGGAGGTTATCAGATCCAGACTACCGCAGAGCAGCTTCGGAGTGCGCCGCGTCTCTCCCGTGATCGCGGTCAGGACTGGCCGGATCGGCAGAGTGAGCAGGATCTGCACGACCATTATCAGGTGTCCTACTACTGGGTCCTGACCTGA
- a CDS encoding GYD domain-containing protein, with product MPIFISQGRYSQDAMRNMATTPEDRTEPVSKLIEAAGGKLLSYYVTFGEYDWLLVVEAPDARTVAAAVITAAAGGGVTDMKTTLAMTGAEAMQAFRAAGDLAKNFRSAGQAA from the coding sequence ATGCCTATCTTCATTTCTCAGGGTCGGTATTCGCAAGATGCGATGCGCAATATGGCGACCACGCCGGAAGACCGGACTGAGCCGGTATCCAAGCTCATTGAAGCTGCGGGCGGTAAGCTTCTGTCCTACTATGTGACCTTCGGCGAGTACGACTGGCTCCTCGTGGTCGAAGCGCCGGATGCACGCACGGTTGCGGCGGCGGTGATCACGGCGGCGGCAGGCGGCGGCGTGACAGACATGAAGACCACCCTTGCAATGACCGGGGCTGAGGCCATGCAAGCCTTCCGCGCCGCAGGGGATCTCGCCAAGAACTTCAGGTCAGCCGGGCAGGCGGCGTGA
- a CDS encoding VOC family protein, translating into MSDLFTLHHVSLYVRDVDASATFYATVLGLEEIPNRVGKSHIRWFTVDGFRTFHLIGGDSEPERPRQFSTHVALATRDFAAALARLEQHGVTYVSLARQPRDITIRPDGVRQVYFQDPDGHWIEINDANAEP; encoded by the coding sequence ATGTCGGACCTTTTCACCCTGCACCATGTCTCGCTCTATGTGCGGGATGTCGATGCAAGTGCCACTTTCTACGCCACTGTCCTTGGGCTTGAGGAAATCCCCAACAGGGTCGGCAAGAGCCATATCCGCTGGTTTACCGTCGACGGCTTTCGGACCTTCCACCTGATCGGCGGCGACTCAGAACCAGAGCGACCGCGCCAATTCTCTACGCACGTGGCACTCGCCACCAGAGACTTCGCTGCGGCGCTGGCTCGCTTGGAGCAGCACGGGGTGACGTATGTCAGCCTTGCCCGTCAGCCGAGGGATATCACCATCCGGCCAGACGGCGTTCGTCAGGTCTACTTCCAGGACCCTGACGGACACTGGATCGAAATCAACGATGCCAACGCCGAACCCTGA
- a CDS encoding rhodanese-like domain-containing protein produces the protein MAKNVKDMLAEANSTVPKLSPAEAAEKMRSGDVLIVDVRDPTEVQQSGKIKGAVNVSRGMLEFRADPESQYHNSAFQKDKTILLHCASGGRSALAGKSLQDMGYTDVFNIGSFKDLVEAGIDTEPA, from the coding sequence ATGGCTAAGAACGTCAAGGACATGCTGGCGGAAGCGAACTCGACTGTCCCCAAGCTATCTCCCGCCGAGGCCGCTGAGAAAATGCGGTCTGGTGATGTGCTCATCGTGGATGTCCGTGATCCGACAGAGGTTCAGCAAAGTGGAAAGATCAAAGGCGCTGTGAACGTCTCGCGAGGCATGCTGGAGTTTCGGGCCGACCCAGAGAGCCAATATCACAATTCGGCCTTCCAGAAGGACAAGACGATCCTCCTGCATTGCGCATCCGGTGGCCGTTCCGCTCTTGCGGGAAAGTCCCTTCAGGACATGGGCTACACAGACGTGTTTAACATTGGCAGCTTCAAGGATTTGGTCGAGGCAGGCATCGACACCGAGCCAGCCTGA